One window of Microbacterium sp. Root61 genomic DNA carries:
- a CDS encoding glycosyltransferase, with translation MQLSIVVPTFNEAPNVAELVRRVTAAVEGMDAEIIFVDDSTDATADVIREVAASATVPVTLIHRTERTGGLGGAVVEGMAAASFDACLVMDGDLQHPPEDIPGLCRRFARGDVDVVVASRYTGGGTAQGLADRSRVLVSKTSTALTKAMFPIRLKDVSDPMTGFFLVDRRTVDLADLKPRGFKILLEILARKNLRVAEVPFVFADRHAGESKASFRQGIHFLTQLTALRFGKMSLFAIIGGLGAIANVVIVWALTHLGMNYVAAAIIAAEVTIIGNFLLIERFVFQDMKGEASGVWQRFAKSFTFNNVELVVRIPIVALMVSTSHITAVLATAITLAVAFVVRFVFHSLVVYAPRKAGVAPSRARLLAEELDSQAMSPGEL, from the coding sequence ATGCAACTGTCGATCGTCGTCCCCACCTTCAACGAGGCTCCGAATGTCGCGGAGCTGGTCCGCCGCGTCACCGCGGCGGTGGAGGGCATGGATGCGGAGATCATCTTCGTCGACGACAGCACGGATGCCACGGCCGACGTGATCCGCGAGGTGGCGGCATCCGCCACCGTCCCGGTCACGCTGATCCACCGCACCGAGCGCACCGGCGGGCTCGGCGGAGCCGTGGTCGAAGGCATGGCCGCGGCATCCTTCGATGCCTGCCTCGTCATGGACGGCGACCTGCAGCATCCCCCCGAGGACATTCCCGGCCTCTGCCGGCGCTTCGCGCGTGGCGACGTCGACGTCGTCGTGGCGTCCCGCTACACCGGGGGTGGCACGGCGCAGGGGCTCGCCGACCGCTCGCGGGTCCTGGTCTCGAAGACGTCGACCGCGCTCACGAAGGCGATGTTCCCCATCCGCCTGAAGGACGTCTCCGACCCGATGACCGGGTTCTTCCTGGTGGACCGGCGTACGGTCGACCTCGCCGACCTCAAGCCGCGCGGCTTCAAGATCCTGCTCGAGATCCTCGCGCGCAAGAACCTGCGCGTGGCCGAGGTGCCGTTCGTGTTCGCCGACCGGCATGCCGGGGAGTCCAAGGCGTCGTTTCGCCAGGGCATCCACTTCCTCACCCAGCTGACCGCCCTGCGCTTCGGCAAGATGTCGCTGTTCGCGATCATCGGCGGGCTCGGTGCGATCGCGAACGTCGTCATCGTGTGGGCACTGACCCACCTGGGCATGAACTACGTCGCGGCCGCCATCATCGCCGCCGAGGTCACCATCATCGGCAACTTCCTGCTGATCGAGCGCTTCGTGTTCCAGGACATGAAGGGCGAGGCATCCGGAGTCTGGCAGCGGTTCGCGAAGTCGTTCACGTTCAACAACGTCGAGCTCGTCGTGCGCATCCCCATCGTGGCGCTGATGGTGAGCACGTCCCACATCACCGCGGTGCTGGCGACCGCGATCACCCTCGCCGTCGCGTTCGTGGTGCGCTTCGTCTTCCACTCGCTCGTCGTCTACGCGCCGCGCAAGGCCGGCGTCGCGCCGAGCCGGGCCCGTCTGCTCGCCGAGGAGCTCGACTCCCAAGCGATGTCGCCGGGCGAGCTCTAG
- a CDS encoding glutaredoxin domain-containing protein has product MTTTSTLTMFGAEWCGDCRRTKKQLDELGVAYEYVDLEAQPEAAEIAREISGRTNIPVVVYPDSSHHVEPSNADVETKLRELALI; this is encoded by the coding sequence ATGACCACGACTTCCACCCTGACCATGTTCGGCGCCGAATGGTGCGGCGACTGCCGCCGTACCAAGAAGCAGCTCGACGAGCTCGGCGTCGCCTACGAGTACGTCGACCTCGAGGCTCAGCCCGAGGCCGCCGAGATCGCACGCGAGATCTCCGGCCGCACCAACATCCCCGTCGTGGTGTACCCCGACTCGTCGCACCACGTCGAGCCGTCCAACGCGGACGTCGAGACGAAGCTGCGCGAGCTCGCCCTCATCTGA
- the kynA gene encoding tryptophan 2,3-dioxygenase → MSEGVEGNTRTIEGSVVTDFTDRMSYGGYLDLGTLLSAQRPLSDPEHHDELLFIIQHQTTELWLKLVLHELGAACRLLREDRLAPALKCIARVKHIQKTLTEQWSVLATLTPAEYAQFRGVLGNASGFQSPQYRAVEFTLGNKNAAMLRVFEADPWALGLVTAALEAPSLYDEFLRMLARAGYPIPAAILERDVRTAWTFSPELVPIFATIYADPQAHWAAYETCEELVDLEDNFQLWRFRHLKTVERIIGLKTGTGGSSGVPFLQKALQLTFFPELFAVRTEIGAAATES, encoded by the coding sequence GTGAGCGAAGGCGTCGAAGGCAACACCCGCACGATCGAAGGCTCGGTCGTCACGGATTTCACCGACCGCATGAGCTACGGGGGCTACCTCGACCTCGGCACGCTGCTGTCGGCCCAGCGCCCGCTGAGCGACCCCGAGCACCACGACGAGCTGCTGTTCATCATCCAGCACCAGACCACAGAGCTGTGGCTGAAGCTGGTGCTGCATGAGCTCGGCGCGGCGTGCCGCCTGCTGCGTGAGGATCGCCTCGCCCCGGCGCTGAAGTGCATCGCGCGGGTCAAGCACATCCAGAAGACGCTGACCGAGCAGTGGTCGGTCCTGGCGACCCTGACACCCGCCGAGTACGCGCAGTTCCGCGGTGTGCTCGGCAACGCAAGCGGCTTCCAGTCGCCGCAGTACCGGGCGGTCGAGTTCACGCTCGGCAACAAGAACGCCGCGATGCTGCGGGTGTTCGAGGCCGACCCGTGGGCGCTCGGACTGGTGACGGCGGCCCTGGAGGCGCCGAGCCTCTACGACGAATTCCTCCGGATGCTGGCGCGCGCCGGCTACCCGATCCCCGCCGCGATCCTGGAACGGGATGTGCGGACCGCGTGGACGTTCTCTCCCGAACTCGTGCCGATCTTCGCGACGATCTACGCCGATCCGCAGGCGCACTGGGCGGCGTACGAGACGTGCGAGGAGCTCGTCGACCTCGAGGACAACTTCCAGCTGTGGCGCTTCCGCCACCTCAAGACCGTCGAGCGGATCATCGGGCTGAAGACCGGAACCGGCGGCTCCAGCGGCGTGCCTTTCCTGCAGAAGGCGCTGCAGCTGACCTTCTTCCCCGAGCTGTTCGCCGTGCGCACCGAGATCGGTGCCGCCGCCACGGAGTCGTGA
- a CDS encoding amidohydrolase family protein gives MLHPDPFALRDLLGPRAGVCRHALTGEHGVALPALIDHHVHSHLIDLAALPAGGIAAAVDLGGDPVALFRHDRQSMPRLAYAGAFLTAPGGYPLRQAWASSEIGRGVTASAAPGVAGGAETAVDEQVEFGASVIKVALNATVGPVLDLETLQAIVRRAHERGVPVVAHVEGEGMARLAIGGGVDALAHTPFTEVVDPALVERAVAAGQQWISTLAIHGDAPDDAHRAAANIRAFREAGGTVLYGTDLGNGLQPLGVNAAELRALVASGLRGEALIEALTDPWPLAEPPHGVATFVPGPPPDAHDAVPAWLAGARVIATEELIHDDH, from the coding sequence ATGCTGCATCCTGACCCCTTCGCCCTCCGCGACCTGCTCGGACCGCGGGCGGGAGTCTGCCGCCACGCGCTGACCGGCGAGCACGGTGTCGCACTGCCAGCGCTGATCGATCACCACGTCCACAGCCACCTCATCGACCTGGCCGCCCTCCCCGCCGGGGGGATCGCCGCAGCCGTCGATCTCGGCGGCGACCCGGTCGCCCTCTTCCGGCACGATCGACAGAGCATGCCGCGATTGGCATACGCCGGCGCGTTCCTCACCGCCCCCGGCGGGTATCCCCTGCGGCAGGCCTGGGCATCGTCGGAGATCGGGCGTGGAGTGACCGCGTCGGCGGCACCGGGCGTCGCCGGTGGCGCCGAGACCGCGGTGGACGAACAGGTGGAGTTCGGGGCATCCGTCATCAAGGTCGCCCTCAACGCGACCGTCGGTCCGGTGCTCGACCTCGAGACGCTCCAGGCCATCGTCCGCCGCGCACACGAGCGCGGCGTGCCGGTCGTAGCGCACGTCGAAGGCGAGGGGATGGCGCGACTCGCGATCGGCGGCGGTGTGGACGCGCTCGCCCACACTCCGTTCACCGAAGTCGTCGATCCGGCATTGGTGGAACGTGCGGTCGCGGCCGGCCAGCAGTGGATCTCGACCCTGGCCATCCACGGCGACGCCCCCGACGACGCGCACCGCGCCGCCGCCAACATCCGTGCATTCCGAGAAGCCGGGGGCACCGTCCTCTACGGCACCGACCTCGGCAACGGCCTGCAGCCGCTCGGGGTCAACGCCGCAGAGCTGCGCGCTCTCGTGGCCTCGGGTCTGCGGGGCGAGGCGCTGATCGAGGCATTGACCGATCCGTGGCCGCTCGCCGAACCGCCGCACGGCGTCGCGACGTTCGTCCCCGGCCCGCCGCCCGACGCGCACGACGCCGTGCCCGCCTGGCTCGCCGGTGCCCGCGTGATCGCGACAGAGGAGCTGATCCACGATGACCACTGA
- a CDS encoding kynureninase, whose amino-acid sequence MTTDPLDRSITAWEAEASALDASDPIGAYRELFVGSDSSVVYFDGNSLGRPPRASLDRLDAFVREEWGGRLIRGWDESWMQLPFTIGDAIGRAAIGAAAGQTVVGDSTTVLLYKAVRAAFDAQQAADPARVEIVVDRDNFPTDRYIVDGIARERGGRVRWIDVDTTAGVDGAGLRAAVGPETAVVLLSHVAYRSGYLADAASLTAIAHDAGALIVWDLCHSAGSVPVQADEWAFDVAVGCTYKYLNGGPGSPAFLYVAQRLQGRLTQPIQGWMGAADVFAMGPDYRAAEGMRRFVSGTPPITGMLAMQDTIGMIEKVGIEAVRVKSVALTEFAVRIADAELGPLGVTVASPRDPAERGGHVTLSHPAMREVTAALWAQDVIPDYRDPDGLRIGLAPLSTSFAETARGMARVADAVRAVR is encoded by the coding sequence ATGACCACTGACCCCCTCGATCGGAGCATCACCGCGTGGGAGGCGGAGGCATCCGCTCTGGATGCCTCCGACCCGATCGGTGCCTACAGGGAGCTGTTCGTCGGCTCGGACAGCTCGGTCGTCTACTTCGACGGCAACTCGCTCGGCCGCCCGCCGCGCGCGAGCCTCGATCGCCTCGACGCGTTCGTCCGCGAGGAGTGGGGCGGACGCCTCATCCGCGGCTGGGACGAGTCCTGGATGCAGCTGCCGTTCACGATCGGCGACGCCATCGGCCGCGCGGCGATCGGTGCGGCCGCCGGGCAGACCGTCGTCGGCGACTCCACGACGGTGCTCCTCTACAAGGCCGTCCGCGCCGCGTTCGACGCGCAGCAGGCCGCAGACCCGGCGCGCGTCGAGATCGTGGTGGACCGCGACAACTTCCCCACCGACCGCTACATCGTCGACGGCATAGCCCGCGAGCGCGGTGGGCGCGTGCGCTGGATCGACGTCGACACGACGGCGGGCGTGGATGGCGCGGGTTTGCGCGCGGCCGTCGGGCCCGAGACCGCGGTCGTGCTGCTCAGCCACGTCGCGTACCGGTCCGGGTATCTGGCGGATGCCGCGTCCCTCACCGCGATCGCGCACGACGCCGGAGCCCTCATCGTGTGGGACCTCTGCCACTCCGCCGGGTCCGTGCCTGTGCAGGCCGACGAGTGGGCGTTCGACGTCGCCGTCGGCTGCACCTACAAGTACCTCAACGGCGGGCCGGGATCCCCTGCCTTCCTGTACGTCGCCCAGCGGTTGCAGGGAAGGCTGACGCAGCCGATCCAGGGGTGGATGGGCGCTGCGGACGTGTTCGCGATGGGCCCGGACTACCGTGCGGCGGAGGGGATGCGCCGGTTCGTCTCCGGCACCCCGCCGATCACGGGCATGCTCGCCATGCAGGACACCATCGGCATGATCGAGAAGGTCGGCATCGAGGCGGTCCGGGTCAAGTCTGTCGCGCTCACCGAGTTCGCCGTGCGCATCGCCGACGCGGAGCTGGGTCCGCTGGGCGTCACGGTCGCATCGCCGCGCGACCCCGCGGAGCGCGGCGGGCACGTGACGCTCTCGCATCCCGCGATGCGCGAGGTCACGGCCGCACTGTGGGCCCAGGATGTCATCCCGGACTACCGCGACCCCGACGGTCTGCGCATCGGTCTCGCCCCGCTCTCAACGAGCTTCGCCGAGACCGCCCGCGGCATGGCCCGCGTCGCCGACGCCGTCCGCGCCGTCCGGTAG
- a CDS encoding MFS transporter: MSTDAPDAGAADTAARTPAVPRLSAGTIARYAMGSLGTGGFATLPGLVLTYYLTDSLGVAALVAGLVIAFAKIWDVVIDPVIGALTDRDLARHGSRRRLMLIGACTLPVFFALTFAVPPAVGPWIGAVWVLLAFTLTATSFSLFQVPYIALPAELTPSYDERTRLLTWRVVVLTLAILLFGAGGPALRRITGDPVTGYLVMGVVAGLVIAVGMLIATTVIRRGKTTTPGGAATSTPDAAAAIATAPAPGIREHYAAGFRALRRSAPFRALLTTFVLQALATGLMLAGAQYVATWVLHSEAAVELLFIALIAPALFAAPAWGVLARRMGKERTFAIASMVFALAALSIMGALWVPGDWIYLPVAVAGVAYAGMQSLPMAMLPDVISHDEITHGPGHAGAFSGIWTAGETIGFALGATVLSILLAVTGYVSSTAGQTVTQPDAAVTGIVISFSIVPAALIVVSLTSLARYRLRRADIDAPGIGSHKL; this comes from the coding sequence ATGAGCACCGACGCTCCCGACGCCGGCGCGGCCGACACCGCCGCGCGCACGCCCGCTGTTCCGCGCCTGTCCGCGGGCACGATCGCCCGGTATGCCATGGGGTCACTGGGCACCGGCGGCTTCGCCACCCTGCCCGGGCTCGTGCTCACGTACTACCTCACCGACTCGCTCGGCGTCGCGGCACTCGTGGCAGGCCTCGTCATCGCGTTCGCGAAGATCTGGGATGTCGTGATCGACCCCGTCATCGGGGCGCTGACCGACCGCGACCTGGCTCGCCACGGCAGCCGCCGCCGACTCATGCTGATCGGCGCATGCACGCTCCCGGTGTTCTTCGCGCTCACCTTCGCGGTGCCACCGGCGGTCGGCCCGTGGATCGGCGCCGTCTGGGTGCTGCTGGCGTTCACCCTGACCGCGACCTCTTTCAGCCTCTTCCAGGTGCCCTACATCGCACTCCCCGCGGAGCTGACACCGAGCTACGACGAGCGCACCCGACTCCTCACCTGGCGCGTCGTCGTCCTCACGCTCGCGATCCTCCTGTTCGGCGCCGGAGGCCCTGCGCTGCGCCGCATCACCGGCGACCCGGTCACCGGCTACCTCGTGATGGGCGTCGTGGCCGGACTCGTGATCGCCGTGGGCATGCTGATCGCCACGACCGTCATCCGGCGCGGCAAGACCACCACCCCGGGCGGCGCCGCCACCTCAACCCCGGACGCAGCCGCAGCCATCGCGACCGCCCCGGCCCCCGGCATCCGCGAGCACTACGCCGCCGGATTCCGCGCCCTGCGCCGCAGCGCGCCGTTCCGCGCGCTGCTGACGACGTTCGTGCTGCAGGCGCTGGCCACCGGGCTCATGCTCGCCGGCGCGCAGTACGTCGCCACCTGGGTGCTGCACTCCGAGGCCGCCGTCGAGCTGCTGTTCATCGCGCTCATCGCGCCTGCACTGTTCGCCGCCCCCGCCTGGGGCGTGCTCGCGCGGCGGATGGGCAAGGAGCGCACGTTCGCGATCGCGAGCATGGTGTTCGCCCTGGCCGCGCTGTCGATCATGGGTGCGCTGTGGGTGCCGGGAGACTGGATCTACCTGCCCGTCGCCGTCGCCGGCGTCGCGTACGCGGGCATGCAGTCGCTCCCGATGGCGATGCTGCCCGACGTCATCTCGCACGACGAGATCACCCATGGACCGGGTCATGCCGGAGCCTTCAGCGGCATCTGGACCGCCGGGGAGACGATCGGCTTCGCGCTCGGCGCGACGGTGCTGTCGATCCTGCTCGCCGTCACCGGATACGTCTCCTCTACGGCGGGGCAGACGGTCACCCAGCCGGATGCCGCAGTCACAGGCATCGTGATCAGCTTCAGCATCGTCCCGGCCGCGCTCATCGTCGTGAGCCTGACCAGCCTCGCCCGCTATCGCCTGCGGCGCGCAGACATCGACGCCCCCGGCATCGGGTCGCACAAACTCTGA
- a CDS encoding aldehyde dehydrogenase family protein, whose protein sequence is MSPTVKTETTPAKPRTKAPALPEATSEALDAAIARLSTGARTWTHLTLGQRARLLTRLHATVAAAAEEWADVASTSKGLEPGHPLRGEEWLSGPYATLVALDAYEASLAALAKGKSPIARLKVDTAPGGRARVHTFPTTPVDGLLLSGYTTEVWLQPGVTARQAQREAGLGQLHPTEPGGVGLVLGAGNITSIPVLDVFYELLANNRVVILKVNPTQDSLVPMYERALAPLIEPGFLHIVRGGGDVGGYLVNHPDIAHVHITGSAATFDAIAWGTGANGARRKREGRPQLKKPITAELGGVSPIIIVPGVWTDADLKFHAEHVATMRLQNSGHNCIAGQVVILSSDWAQREAFLKALRTAYAAAPRRPVWYPHSAEKMDAAATAYPDAIWSAGHSRALIEVGPNDDATAVETNEYFSPVLGVVALPGNGQEFLDAAVAHANDKLTGTLGANVLVDPVTQEALGAGFERAIADLRYGDIAINTWTAFAFLTPTATWGAYPGGSVEDVQSGIGIVHNAFLLDHVERSVARGPFRPFPRSLGRGRFSVLPKPPWFVTSRTGAAVSEGFTRFRMDGNWARLSVTLVKAFGA, encoded by the coding sequence GTGTCGCCGACCGTGAAGACCGAGACCACGCCCGCGAAGCCGCGCACCAAGGCACCGGCACTGCCCGAAGCGACGAGCGAAGCCCTCGATGCCGCCATCGCCCGGCTGAGCACGGGCGCTCGCACGTGGACGCACCTCACTCTCGGGCAGCGCGCACGTCTTCTCACGCGCCTGCACGCGACCGTGGCTGCCGCGGCCGAGGAATGGGCCGACGTCGCCTCGACCTCGAAGGGCCTCGAGCCGGGGCATCCGCTGCGCGGCGAGGAATGGCTGTCCGGACCGTACGCCACCCTCGTGGCGCTGGACGCCTACGAAGCCAGCCTCGCAGCGCTCGCGAAGGGCAAGAGCCCGATCGCGCGCCTGAAGGTCGACACCGCACCCGGCGGCCGCGCGCGCGTCCATACCTTCCCGACCACCCCGGTCGACGGCCTGCTGCTGTCGGGCTACACGACCGAGGTCTGGCTGCAGCCGGGCGTCACCGCCCGCCAGGCGCAGCGCGAGGCGGGACTCGGCCAGCTGCACCCCACCGAGCCCGGCGGCGTCGGCCTCGTGCTCGGCGCGGGCAACATCACCTCCATCCCGGTGCTCGACGTGTTCTACGAGCTCCTCGCGAACAACCGGGTCGTGATCCTCAAGGTCAACCCGACCCAGGACTCGCTGGTCCCGATGTACGAGCGCGCACTCGCACCGCTCATCGAGCCGGGCTTCCTGCACATCGTCCGCGGCGGGGGCGACGTCGGCGGCTACCTCGTGAACCACCCCGACATCGCGCACGTGCACATCACCGGCTCGGCGGCCACGTTCGACGCCATCGCGTGGGGCACGGGCGCCAACGGTGCCCGTCGCAAGCGGGAGGGCCGTCCCCAGCTGAAGAAGCCGATCACGGCCGAGCTCGGCGGCGTCTCGCCGATCATCATCGTCCCCGGCGTCTGGACCGACGCCGATCTGAAGTTCCACGCCGAGCACGTCGCGACGATGCGCCTGCAGAACAGCGGGCACAACTGCATCGCCGGTCAGGTCGTCATCCTGAGCTCGGACTGGGCGCAGCGCGAGGCGTTCCTGAAGGCACTGCGCACGGCCTACGCCGCCGCCCCGCGGCGGCCCGTCTGGTACCCGCACAGCGCGGAGAAGATGGATGCCGCGGCCACCGCCTACCCGGATGCCATCTGGTCGGCGGGACACAGCCGCGCGCTGATCGAGGTCGGCCCGAACGACGATGCGACCGCGGTCGAGACGAACGAGTACTTCTCCCCCGTCCTCGGTGTCGTCGCCCTGCCCGGCAACGGCCAGGAGTTCCTCGACGCGGCGGTCGCCCACGCGAACGACAAGCTCACCGGCACCCTCGGTGCGAACGTCCTGGTCGACCCGGTGACCCAGGAGGCGCTCGGCGCCGGCTTCGAGCGGGCCATCGCCGACCTCCGCTACGGCGACATCGCGATCAACACGTGGACCGCCTTCGCCTTCCTCACCCCGACCGCCACGTGGGGCGCGTACCCCGGCGGGTCCGTCGAGGACGTGCAGAGCGGCATCGGGATCGTGCACAACGCGTTCCTCCTCGACCACGTCGAGCGGTCGGTGGCGCGCGGCCCGTTCCGCCCGTTCCCGCGCTCGCTCGGTCGCGGGCGGTTCAGCGTGCTGCCCAAGCCGCCGTGGTTCGTCACCTCGCGCACCGGTGCGGCGGTCAGCGAGGGCTTCACCCGGTTCCGGATGGACGGCAACTGGGCGCGCCTCTCGGTGACCCTCGTCAAGGCGTTCGGAGCGTGA
- a CDS encoding GMC family oxidoreductase has product MTERDPLTADYIVVGAGSAGAALAARLSEDPTVSVLLLEAGGPDNALELHVPAAFSKLFRGAYDWNYDTVPQPKLEGRTVFWPRGKTLGGSSSLNAMMWIRGFAADYDGWAETAGPRWSWDALVPYFRRVERTEDPADPTQGADGPQAVEHQRDPRPHTKAFLDAAREAGHPVTAPNLPSGQGFSQTMVSQHRGARASTADAYLRPAKGRKNLRVVTGALVRRVTFDEAVETPRATGVYVEIDGVTRHALARREVILAGGAVNTPQLLMLSGIGPAEHLVSHGITVLVDAPEVGENLQDHLVAGLAPEARGGTLYGAEKVGQLAKYLTARRGMLTSNVAEGYGFVRTAVAERAGMAADLPDIEIIFAAAPYVGEGLVPLPAEGITVGAILLQPRSRGTIRLASADPEAHAVIDPGYLSDPDGIDEATLLAGLAACERLIDTDALRTVTTGGWVQPEGGERMTPTERAEMSLRRYSHTLYHPVGTARMGEDPASVVDPELRVRGVSGLRVADASVMPTVIRGHTNAPAIVIGEVAADLVRAAAKA; this is encoded by the coding sequence GTGACCGAGCGCGACCCCCTCACCGCCGACTACATCGTCGTCGGCGCCGGTTCGGCGGGCGCCGCCCTCGCCGCACGACTGAGCGAGGACCCGACGGTCAGCGTGCTCCTGCTGGAGGCGGGCGGACCCGACAATGCGCTCGAGCTGCACGTTCCCGCAGCGTTCTCCAAGCTGTTCCGCGGCGCGTACGACTGGAACTACGACACCGTCCCGCAGCCGAAGCTCGAGGGACGCACGGTGTTCTGGCCGCGCGGCAAGACGCTGGGCGGGTCATCCTCGCTGAACGCCATGATGTGGATCCGCGGGTTCGCCGCCGACTACGACGGATGGGCCGAGACGGCCGGTCCGCGCTGGTCGTGGGATGCCCTCGTGCCCTACTTCCGACGCGTCGAGCGCACCGAGGATCCCGCCGACCCTACGCAGGGCGCCGACGGACCGCAGGCGGTCGAGCACCAGCGCGACCCGCGGCCGCACACGAAGGCGTTCCTGGATGCCGCACGCGAGGCCGGTCACCCCGTCACCGCTCCGAATCTTCCCTCCGGTCAGGGGTTCTCCCAGACCATGGTGTCGCAGCACCGCGGCGCCCGCGCCTCGACGGCCGACGCCTACCTGCGCCCGGCGAAGGGTCGGAAGAACCTGCGCGTGGTGACCGGCGCGCTCGTGCGCCGCGTCACCTTCGACGAGGCCGTCGAGACACCTCGCGCCACCGGCGTCTATGTCGAGATCGACGGCGTCACCAGGCACGCGCTCGCCCGCCGCGAGGTCATCCTGGCCGGCGGCGCCGTGAACACCCCTCAGCTGCTCATGTTGAGCGGCATCGGACCGGCCGAGCACCTCGTCAGCCACGGCATCACGGTGCTCGTGGACGCACCCGAGGTGGGCGAGAACCTGCAGGATCACCTCGTCGCCGGGCTCGCGCCCGAAGCCCGCGGCGGCACTCTGTACGGCGCCGAGAAGGTGGGCCAGCTCGCCAAGTACCTCACCGCCCGACGCGGGATGCTGACCTCCAACGTCGCCGAGGGGTACGGGTTCGTGCGCACGGCGGTCGCCGAGCGCGCCGGTATGGCCGCCGACCTGCCCGACATCGAGATCATCTTCGCGGCCGCGCCCTACGTGGGTGAGGGACTGGTGCCACTGCCCGCCGAGGGCATCACGGTCGGCGCGATCCTCCTGCAGCCGCGCAGCCGCGGCACGATCCGCCTCGCCTCCGCCGATCCCGAGGCGCACGCCGTCATCGACCCGGGCTACCTCTCCGATCCGGACGGCATCGACGAAGCGACGCTGCTCGCCGGCCTCGCGGCGTGCGAGCGGCTCATCGATACGGACGCGCTGCGCACCGTCACCACCGGTGGCTGGGTGCAGCCCGAGGGCGGCGAGCGAATGACACCGACCGAACGCGCCGAGATGTCGCTGCGGCGCTACTCGCACACGCTCTATCACCCCGTCGGCACCGCCCGGATGGGGGAGGATCCCGCCTCCGTCGTCGACCCCGAGCTGCGCGTACGCGGGGTCTCCGGACTTCGGGTGGCCGACGCATCCGTCATGCCCACCGTCATCCGCGGCCACACGAACGCCCCGGCCATCGTCATCGGCGAGGTCGCCGCCGACCTGGTGCGGGCCGCCGCGAAGGCGTAG
- the pip gene encoding prolyl aminopeptidase: MTGPSNQEALYPPIEPYETGMLLVGDGQRVYWEQSGNPDGKPVVYLHGGPGAGTSAWQRRFFDPELYRIILLDQRGCGRSTPHMSAPEADLRFNTTWHLVADLELLRRNLGIEQWQVFGGSWGSALALAYAQTHPESVTELVLRGIFTLRRHELEWFYEGGAAAIFPDLWEDYIAPIPVLERSRMIEAYHRRLSDPDPAVHVPAAVAWSRWESSTLTLHPDPELVESMTEPTAATAFARIENHYFMHKGWFEEGQLIAGVEPIRHIPTVIVQGRYDICTPIMTAWDLHRNWPEAELVIIDDGGHSASEPGIQRALVDATDAFARAAEEPEPEADIEPESVAE; encoded by the coding sequence ATGACCGGCCCATCGAACCAGGAGGCGCTCTACCCGCCCATCGAGCCCTACGAGACCGGCATGCTGCTGGTCGGCGACGGGCAGCGGGTGTACTGGGAGCAGAGCGGCAATCCCGACGGCAAGCCCGTCGTGTACCTGCACGGTGGACCTGGCGCGGGCACTTCTGCCTGGCAGCGCCGGTTCTTCGACCCGGAGCTGTACCGGATCATCCTGCTCGACCAGCGCGGCTGCGGTCGCAGCACGCCGCACATGAGCGCCCCCGAGGCGGATCTGCGCTTCAACACCACCTGGCACCTGGTCGCCGACCTCGAGCTGCTGCGCCGCAACCTCGGCATCGAGCAATGGCAGGTGTTCGGCGGATCGTGGGGCAGCGCCCTGGCGCTCGCCTATGCGCAGACCCATCCCGAGTCGGTCACCGAGCTCGTGCTGCGCGGCATCTTCACCCTGCGCCGCCACGAGCTGGAGTGGTTCTACGAAGGCGGCGCCGCCGCGATCTTCCCCGACCTGTGGGAGGACTACATCGCGCCGATCCCGGTGCTGGAGCGCTCGCGCATGATCGAGGCGTACCACCGCCGCCTCAGCGACCCCGATCCGGCGGTGCACGTTCCCGCCGCCGTGGCGTGGAGCCGCTGGGAGTCCTCGACCCTCACGCTGCACCCCGACCCGGAGCTGGTGGAATCCATGACGGAGCCCACCGCAGCGACCGCGTTCGCCCGTATCGAGAACCATTACTTCATGCACAAGGGGTGGTTCGAAGAGGGTCAGTTGATCGCCGGGGTCGAGCCGATCCGGCACATCCCGACCGTCATCGTGCAGGGGCGCTACGACATCTGCACGCCGATCATGACGGCGTGGGACCTGCATCGGAACTGGCCCGAGGCGGAGCTCGTGATCATCGACGACGGCGGCCACTCGGCATCCGAACCCGGCATCCAGCGCGCGCTCGTCGACGCGACGGACGCATTCGCCCGTGCGGCGGAAGAGCCCGAGCCCGAGGCGGATATCGAGCCGGAGTCCGTGGCCGAGTAG